Proteins encoded together in one bacterium window:
- a CDS encoding UDP-glucose/GDP-mannose dehydrogenase family protein, with translation MDIIVIGAGYVGLVTAACLAQKDNNVTIVENNPAKITALLQGVIPFYEPGLDKLVAEGITKKNITFVANVAQALQATKPDVIFSCVGTPSREDGSADLSFVWQVAQEIGQHINNYTLVVNKSTVPVGTAENVKAIIQEQLRLRSVTVPFDVASNPEFLKEGDALSDFMQPDRVVIGVDSEQATTLLTQLYAPFLTNIEQQLVCMDIPSAELTKYASNAMLATRISFMNQLAHLADVVGADIEDVKKGMALDQRIGKHFLNAGIGYGGSCFPKDVKALIHTGKEHHVSMSLIQEVDAVNTQQRQLFLNKILDSYGNTLLNKRIGIWGLAFKPETDDIRCAPAIDIITNLLAHGAHIIAYDPVASSNMQQLFKNTVTFASTADEVVNAADFLIILTEWHEFKTYPTAHFAKLNDQVIFDGRNCFDPVLMQEQGLCYITIGRNVHQQETKKKLVSLKKQNRTSQPTCPTI, from the coding sequence CAAAAATTACCGCTCTTTTGCAAGGCGTTATTCCATTTTATGAACCGGGCCTTGATAAACTGGTTGCCGAAGGTATTACAAAAAAAAATATTACCTTTGTTGCCAACGTTGCACAAGCACTGCAAGCTACCAAACCAGACGTTATTTTTTCATGCGTCGGCACACCATCGAGAGAAGACGGCTCAGCAGATTTGTCGTTTGTTTGGCAAGTCGCTCAAGAAATTGGACAACATATCAACAACTACACGCTCGTTGTAAATAAATCAACCGTCCCGGTTGGCACGGCAGAAAATGTTAAAGCAATTATTCAAGAGCAGTTACGTCTTCGTTCAGTAACCGTACCATTTGACGTTGCCTCAAACCCAGAATTTTTAAAAGAAGGCGATGCGCTCAGTGATTTTATGCAACCAGACCGCGTCGTGATTGGCGTTGACTCAGAACAGGCAACCACCCTGCTCACGCAATTGTATGCACCTTTTTTAACAAACATTGAACAACAGTTGGTTTGCATGGACATCCCTTCAGCAGAACTCACTAAATATGCTTCAAACGCTATGCTGGCAACTCGTATCAGTTTCATGAACCAACTTGCTCATTTGGCAGACGTAGTCGGCGCGGATATTGAAGACGTCAAAAAAGGAATGGCTCTTGACCAACGCATTGGCAAACATTTCCTAAATGCCGGTATCGGCTACGGCGGCAGCTGCTTTCCCAAAGACGTCAAAGCACTCATTCATACCGGCAAAGAACATCATGTTTCTATGTCATTGATTCAGGAAGTTGATGCTGTCAACACGCAACAACGACAATTATTTTTAAATAAAATTCTCGACTCTTATGGCAACACACTCCTCAACAAACGGATCGGAATTTGGGGCCTTGCTTTCAAACCCGAAACCGACGACATCCGTTGTGCTCCCGCCATTGACATTATTACCAACCTTCTCGCGCACGGCGCCCACATCATTGCGTACGACCCAGTAGCTAGCAGCAACATGCAACAGCTTTTCAAAAATACTGTCACATTTGCCTCAACAGCAGATGAAGTAGTCAACGCGGCAGACTTTTTAATTATTCTGACCGAATGGCATGAATTTAAAACATACCCAACGGCACATTTTGCAAAGCTCAACGATCAGGTTATTTTTGATGGCCGCAACTGCTTTGACCCTGTTCTCATGCAAGAACAAGGTTTATGCTACATTACCATCGGACGTAACGTACACCAGCAAGAAACGAAAAAGAAATTGGTCTCGCTCAAAAAACAAAACCGAACGAGTCAACCAACATGTCCAACGATATAA
- a CDS encoding glycosyltransferase family 4 protein — protein sequence MSNDIKKKILFIHHGKGLGGAPLSLLYLVKGIDQNLYQAEVLFLHNSDAFKLFTEQGITCHGPVNLYDFAHTKIWWFKWYHLPHLTRASLDTLKTINSEARQWLEKIKPDLVHLNTSSLIAWGKIAHKIGIPIVWHIREPLAPGYLGARKSLITRSIERYAGAIVPICKNDALPWRNNPKTHVVYNAVNATMFDASISPHDFLAQHYLDSSIPKILFVGGLSEEKGTLLLLNIFEKVLELVPHAQLLIAGYFYHQKHHSLNIKRFMPAAKFRQSVNNQLQKVKESVHLLGPIKNIPEAMAAANVLVFPATIGHFARPIIEAGFMKKPVVASALAPLDELVIHEKTGYLIAPKNLDEWAEKLSTLLLNKNLQNTMGQAGFDFCSQTFSLPNQITKIQTIYSQLLKEE from the coding sequence ATGTCCAACGATATAAAAAAAAAGATTTTGTTTATACATCACGGCAAGGGACTGGGCGGCGCACCGCTCAGTCTGCTGTATTTAGTCAAAGGCATTGACCAAAATCTTTACCAAGCAGAAGTCCTTTTTCTGCACAACTCTGATGCCTTCAAGCTTTTTACCGAACAGGGCATTACCTGCCATGGCCCGGTAAATCTTTACGACTTTGCTCATACAAAAATTTGGTGGTTTAAATGGTACCACCTCCCACACCTCACTCGAGCCTCTCTGGATACTCTCAAAACAATCAACTCTGAAGCCCGCCAATGGCTGGAAAAAATTAAACCGGACCTTGTACACTTAAACACCAGCTCTCTTATCGCATGGGGCAAAATTGCTCACAAAATTGGCATACCAATAGTCTGGCACATCCGCGAACCACTCGCACCTGGCTACCTGGGGGCACGCAAGTCACTCATCACGCGCAGCATCGAACGATATGCTGGCGCGATTGTTCCGATCTGCAAAAACGATGCCTTGCCCTGGCGTAACAATCCCAAAACACACGTTGTGTATAATGCCGTCAATGCAACAATGTTTGATGCATCTATCAGCCCTCACGATTTTTTAGCACAGCACTATCTTGACTCAAGTATCCCCAAAATTTTATTTGTAGGCGGCCTTTCAGAAGAAAAAGGAACGCTATTATTGCTCAACATTTTTGAAAAAGTTTTGGAACTAGTACCTCACGCTCAACTTTTAATTGCCGGCTATTTTTACCATCAAAAGCACCACTCGCTCAATATTAAGCGCTTTATGCCTGCGGCCAAATTTAGGCAATCAGTCAACAATCAGCTTCAAAAAGTTAAAGAATCAGTTCACCTTTTGGGCCCCATAAAAAATATTCCTGAAGCCATGGCCGCCGCCAATGTTCTTGTCTTTCCTGCCACCATTGGCCACTTTGCTCGGCCAATCATTGAAGCTGGTTTTATGAAAAAACCGGTTGTTGCCTCAGCCCTGGCGCCACTTGACGAACTAGTAATTCACGAAAAAACGGGGTATCTCATCGCACCCAAAAACCTTGACGAGTGGGCCGAAAAATTAAGCACCTTACTCTTGAATAAAAATTTACAAAATACGATGGGCCAAGCAGGTTTTGATTTTTGTTCACAAACCTTCAGCTTACCCAACCAAATTACCAAGATTCAAACAATTTATTCTCAACTTTTAAAGGAAGAATAA
- a CDS encoding class I SAM-dependent methyltransferase produces the protein MSKQNLAKESVARYWNQASCGTEFIHEAKHSREYFEAIEDFRYTIEPEIFAFAQFTRFHNKKILEVGVGAGTDFLQWVRAGAQAYGVDLTQEAVTNVLHRLAIYNLTACDVHVADAEKLNFDNNSFDLVYSWGVIHHSPDPVQCLREIVRVTKPGGAIKIMVYNRRSLFAWYQYLQFGLLLGKPFTSMKKILAQHQESPGTQAYTFKEIKKILKDFPVIINKLEANITSHDLLYYKKNRFIKACAYLVASLTGWTRRGWFMTLDLTKKEG, from the coding sequence ATGTCCAAGCAGAACCTTGCCAAAGAATCGGTTGCGCGCTACTGGAACCAAGCAAGCTGCGGCACCGAGTTTATTCACGAAGCAAAACACTCTCGAGAATATTTTGAAGCAATCGAAGATTTTCGTTACACCATCGAACCAGAAATATTTGCTTTCGCGCAATTTACCCGATTCCATAACAAAAAAATTCTTGAGGTTGGGGTGGGTGCTGGCACTGATTTTTTGCAATGGGTTCGCGCAGGCGCCCAGGCTTACGGCGTTGATTTAACACAAGAAGCCGTTACCAATGTTTTACATCGCTTGGCAATCTACAACCTTACCGCTTGTGACGTTCACGTTGCCGATGCTGAAAAACTTAACTTTGACAACAACAGCTTCGACCTGGTGTACTCATGGGGCGTCATCCACCATTCACCAGACCCCGTCCAATGCCTGCGAGAAATTGTACGCGTAACCAAACCGGGCGGAGCTATTAAAATTATGGTTTATAACCGGCGGTCACTTTTTGCTTGGTACCAGTACCTTCAATTCGGACTTTTGCTCGGCAAGCCCTTCACCAGCATGAAAAAAATTTTAGCCCAGCACCAAGAAAGCCCAGGAACGCAGGCTTATACATTTAAAGAAATTAAAAAGATCCTCAAAGATTTTCCCGTTATTATCAATAAACTGGAAGCAAATATTACCAGCCACGATTTGTTGTATTACAAAAAAAATCGCTTTATTAAAGCGTGTGCGTACCTTGTTGCAAGCTTAACGGGCTGGACCCGACGCGGCTGGTTTATGACACTTGATCTTACAAAAAAAGAGGGTTAA
- a CDS encoding class I SAM-dependent methyltransferase, whose product MLYQRYTSLYKQGQIHTGFSNRLPDYAVGFWLEQLEKVVFQSKRGRFLDVGAGDGRLTRLLAEFFKQGVAIEVQGNQHSWDRLRQACPNVSLREGFLQDLVPALVQEKPFDFILLAEVFEHIPLEDVDAFLSALPKVLADDGVIFLTTPNFVVQGPAEKSPRWYVRQQYGHYKHYSFQEVKALLAQHGLEIVEGWFECHKLKAKMYNRFYYPVARLDAKLLHSKKVPGMVRWLYQALSWPFLPLVNGFFSSLGWAVNRYEKCYNNEKNAETMILKIKKSKRP is encoded by the coding sequence ATGTTATATCAACGTTATACTTCATTGTACAAGCAAGGTCAAATCCATACCGGCTTTTCCAATCGGCTACCCGACTATGCCGTTGGCTTTTGGTTAGAACAGCTTGAAAAGGTCGTTTTTCAGAGCAAGCGGGGGCGGTTTTTAGATGTGGGTGCGGGCGATGGTAGGCTTACTCGGTTGCTGGCTGAATTTTTTAAGCAGGGCGTTGCCATTGAAGTTCAAGGGAATCAGCATAGCTGGGACCGCCTGCGCCAAGCATGTCCCAATGTTTCTTTGCGGGAAGGTTTTTTGCAAGACTTAGTGCCCGCTCTGGTCCAAGAAAAGCCGTTTGATTTTATCTTGCTGGCCGAGGTTTTTGAACATATTCCCTTGGAAGATGTTGATGCTTTTTTAAGTGCTTTGCCCAAGGTTTTGGCTGACGATGGTGTTATATTTTTAACCACGCCCAATTTTGTAGTTCAAGGACCGGCTGAAAAAAGCCCCCGTTGGTACGTGCGGCAGCAGTATGGGCACTATAAACATTACTCATTTCAGGAAGTAAAAGCGTTGCTTGCCCAGCATGGCCTGGAGATAGTTGAGGGGTGGTTTGAGTGCCATAAGCTTAAAGCAAAAATGTATAATCGTTTTTACTACCCAGTTGCCCGGCTTGATGCCAAATTGCTGCATTCTAAAAAAGTGCCGGGCATGGTGCGCTGGTTGTACCAAGCCCTTTCCTGGCCATTCTTGCCGCTTGTTAATGGCTTTTTTAGCAGTCTGGGCTGGGCGGTGAACCGTTATGAAAAATGTTATAACAACGAAAAAAATGCTGAGACCATGATTTTGAAGATTAAGAAATCAAAGCGTCCTTAA
- a CDS encoding nucleotide exchange factor GrpE codes for MTNQGAFRTMDAEDIKNEEFNNHDEETTSPVEKKQVTENFYEQFIKLSADLENYKRRVTRERAEWMDVSQVNLLIELLPIFDELDRALVMANNAQTDATHNAWLDGFKLIQKNWEKKLEEVHVKVIDTSGMFNPEMHEALMQVEDPEKQSGQIAQVFHKGYTFKDKVIVHAKVSVAK; via the coding sequence ATGACTAACCAAGGAGCTTTTAGAACAATGGATGCAGAAGATATAAAAAACGAAGAATTCAACAACCACGACGAAGAAACGACATCACCAGTAGAAAAAAAACAGGTGACAGAAAATTTTTATGAACAGTTCATTAAACTAAGCGCCGACTTAGAAAATTATAAAAGACGCGTCACCAGAGAACGTGCTGAGTGGATGGATGTGTCGCAAGTGAATCTTTTGATTGAGCTGTTACCTATTTTTGACGAACTCGATCGCGCTCTTGTGATGGCCAACAACGCCCAAACCGATGCAACCCACAATGCATGGCTTGATGGTTTTAAATTGATTCAAAAAAATTGGGAAAAAAAGCTTGAAGAAGTACACGTAAAAGTAATCGACACAAGCGGAATGTTTAACCCAGAAATGCACGAAGCATTAATGCAAGTTGAAGATCCAGAAAAACAATCGGGTCAAATCGCTCAAGTGTTTCACAAAGGCTATACCTTTAAAGACAAAGTAATTGTGCATGCAAAGGTAAGTGTCGCTAAATAA
- the pssA gene encoding CDP-diacylglycerol--serine O-phosphatidyltransferase, translating to MMMVRLIPKKLSSQNRPYRRVISFRRFTRRANLNQLPNLITLGNACFGFTSMIFAAHGNFFAAGYFILLGALMDALDGRVARYVGVTSPLGAQLDSLSDAISFCMAPAFLTYFWVLRKMGLIGYAACAFFLLAGIARLAKFNITSNEQSTAFIGMPTTLAGCFLVTLLLNSQSFLLEPSYIFFILSLVVTLGFLMISKVRFSSFKKISKNWYALTSVMLTAFVISMGFLKVLLLLFIAYFVFTCIQPFTTIVRKS from the coding sequence ATGATGATGGTGCGCTTAATCCCTAAAAAACTTTCTTCTCAAAACCGCCCTTACCGGCGGGTTATTAGCTTTAGGCGGTTTACTCGTCGCGCCAATCTTAATCAGCTTCCCAATTTAATAACGCTGGGCAATGCATGCTTTGGTTTTACCTCAATGATTTTTGCGGCACACGGCAATTTTTTTGCCGCCGGCTATTTCATTTTGTTGGGCGCTCTCATGGACGCCCTTGATGGCCGCGTCGCCCGTTATGTTGGGGTAACAAGCCCCTTGGGCGCGCAGCTTGATTCGCTGAGCGATGCCATTTCGTTTTGCATGGCACCAGCTTTCTTAACCTATTTTTGGGTGTTACGCAAAATGGGCCTTATCGGCTATGCCGCGTGTGCCTTTTTTTTATTAGCAGGTATTGCGCGCTTAGCAAAATTTAACATCACCAGCAACGAACAATCGACCGCTTTTATTGGCATGCCCACCACACTAGCGGGCTGTTTTTTAGTGACACTCCTGCTCAATAGCCAATCATTCTTGCTTGAACCATCATACATTTTTTTTATTTTAAGCCTTGTGGTAACTCTTGGCTTCTTGATGATCAGCAAAGTGCGCTTTTCAAGTTTTAAAAAAATAAGCAAAAATTGGTATGCCTTAACAAGCGTCATGCTCACAGCATTCGTCATTAGCATGGGTTTTCTTAAGGTATTACTTTTACTTTTTATTGCCTACTTTGTTTTTACCTGTATTCAGCCTTTTACTACAATCGTGCGAAAATCATAA
- a CDS encoding trypsin-like peptidase domain-containing protein, with product MQSRINSLLALPIVISFMLIGGGIYYLHDRHKKFEHLEQLLGQYTSVKDSLEKVITHKTAAPSTAVVAEQQEVTIPASWIDIQKKVKNTVVQVFSQINEFNWLEPYKTPRQGEGSGSGFFINDQGHLITNYHVVMQSTNIEIQIPLFGMERFDAKLIGVSPERDIALLKVTDEALTKIKQKLDPIPFLTFDNSDAVIRSQEILALGYPLAQGRLKSTLGIVSGRETLGYFGYIQVTTPLNPGNSGGPALNNAGKVVGINSRGVIGAQNVGYIIPINEVKSALNDLSRVPLLRKPTLGCIFTYATPEMVNYLGNPPQGGWYIAKVFNNTLLKKAGLKKDDMLYKVNGYPIDMYGELDVPWSEDKVSLFELLNRYKIGDSLAFSIYRKGKPLDISFTLDDSYLPPIRTIYSEFEPEAIDYEIVGGMVVMPLSLNHVGIMIQSVPSLVKYGQPDKQHTPALVITHVLPNSQASRARVLRPGEIIAAVNNEKVQTLADLRKAILQSKNKEFLTIRTDNNLYGVLSVDRIVKDEPMLSAQYFYKSSPLIEQLREEKRG from the coding sequence ATGCAATCACGTATCAACTCGTTGCTTGCTTTACCTATCGTTATCAGCTTCATGTTGATTGGTGGGGGTATTTATTACCTTCATGATCGACACAAAAAGTTTGAACACTTAGAACAACTGCTCGGCCAATACACATCAGTAAAAGATTCTTTAGAAAAAGTTATCACGCACAAAACTGCAGCACCAAGTACTGCTGTTGTTGCTGAGCAACAAGAAGTAACCATCCCGGCATCATGGATCGACATTCAAAAAAAAGTCAAAAATACCGTTGTTCAAGTTTTCTCACAAATTAATGAATTCAACTGGCTTGAACCATACAAAACACCCCGCCAAGGCGAAGGCAGCGGCAGTGGCTTTTTTATCAACGATCAAGGCCATTTAATAACTAATTATCACGTGGTCATGCAGTCAACCAACATTGAAATTCAAATTCCACTCTTTGGCATGGAACGCTTTGATGCAAAGTTAATTGGCGTAAGCCCAGAGCGTGATATTGCTTTACTAAAAGTAACGGATGAAGCACTCACCAAAATTAAACAAAAATTAGACCCAATTCCATTTTTAACTTTTGACAACTCTGATGCAGTTATCCGTTCGCAAGAAATTCTTGCCCTCGGCTATCCTCTGGCACAAGGCAGACTTAAAAGCACCTTGGGTATTGTCAGTGGTCGTGAGACACTTGGCTATTTTGGTTACATTCAAGTAACCACACCGCTCAACCCCGGCAACTCGGGCGGCCCTGCACTCAACAACGCGGGAAAAGTCGTGGGCATTAATTCTCGTGGCGTTATTGGCGCACAAAACGTTGGTTACATTATTCCCATCAACGAAGTTAAAAGTGCCTTGAATGACTTGTCTCGAGTACCGTTGCTGCGCAAGCCAACTCTCGGCTGTATTTTTACCTACGCAACACCAGAAATGGTTAACTACCTGGGCAACCCACCGCAAGGCGGCTGGTACATTGCCAAAGTTTTTAATAACACACTTTTGAAAAAAGCCGGCCTGAAAAAAGACGATATGTTGTACAAAGTTAATGGCTACCCGATCGACATGTACGGCGAACTTGATGTACCATGGAGCGAAGACAAAGTTTCTCTTTTCGAACTACTCAATCGCTACAAAATTGGTGATTCTTTAGCATTCTCAATTTACCGCAAGGGCAAACCATTAGATATCAGTTTCACGCTTGACGATAGTTATCTCCCACCCATTCGCACGATTTATTCTGAATTTGAACCAGAAGCAATCGATTATGAAATTGTTGGCGGCATGGTTGTTATGCCTCTTTCACTTAACCACGTGGGCATTATGATTCAAAGCGTGCCAAGCTTGGTAAAATACGGCCAGCCAGACAAGCAACACACGCCAGCCTTGGTAATCACTCACGTGTTGCCAAACTCACAAGCATCACGTGCTCGTGTTTTGCGCCCTGGCGAAATTATTGCTGCCGTCAACAACGAAAAAGTACAAACACTGGCCGACTTACGCAAAGCAATTTTACAAAGCAAAAATAAAGAATTTTTAACGATTAGAACCGACAATAATTTGTACGGCGTTTTATCGGTTGATCGCATCGTTAAAGATGAGCCAATGCTTTCTGCACAGTATTTTTATAAATCATCACCACTCATTGAACAATTACGAGAAGAGAAACGTGGCTAA
- a CDS encoding TlyA family RNA methyltransferase, translating to MSQCFLHSIFINHHHSLNNYEKRNVAKEKKRLDALILELYPHLTRNQVQSFILQGKVKVNDLVCTKPGTPVSLDAVIGMEADQPKYASRAGFKLEAALEHFKVDVTNLVALDAGISTGGFTDCLLQHGAKRIYGIDVGYGQVHEKIRTDSRLILMEKTNLRHLAPLPELVDLITLDLSFISILKVMPALVNIIKPTGKIITLIKPQFEAERADIQRGGVVKSAAVHERVIEKIKQGMQEFGFNMIGVIESPIVGATSGNKEFLALFEHIEK from the coding sequence ATGAGCCAATGCTTTCTGCACAGTATTTTTATAAATCATCACCACTCATTGAACAATTACGAGAAGAGAAACGTGGCTAAAGAAAAAAAGCGCCTTGACGCACTAATTCTTGAACTTTACCCTCATTTGACGCGCAACCAAGTGCAGAGTTTTATTCTGCAAGGCAAAGTCAAAGTTAACGATTTAGTCTGCACAAAACCGGGAACACCCGTCAGCCTCGATGCCGTTATTGGCATGGAGGCTGACCAACCAAAATATGCCAGCCGTGCCGGCTTTAAACTTGAAGCAGCGCTCGAGCATTTTAAGGTCGATGTTACCAATCTAGTAGCTCTTGATGCCGGCATCTCAACCGGTGGTTTTACCGACTGCTTGTTACAGCACGGCGCCAAGCGCATTTACGGCATTGACGTTGGTTACGGCCAGGTGCATGAAAAAATCCGCACTGACTCGCGCTTGATTTTGATGGAAAAAACGAACCTGCGCCATTTGGCCCCGCTGCCAGAATTGGTCGATTTGATAACACTCGATTTATCGTTTATCTCGATTTTAAAAGTCATGCCAGCGCTCGTAAATATTATCAAACCAACCGGCAAAATTATCACACTCATTAAGCCTCAATTTGAAGCTGAACGGGCAGATATTCAACGTGGCGGCGTTGTCAAAAGTGCCGCTGTTCATGAACGCGTTATTGAAAAAATTAAACAGGGCATGCAGGAATTTGGGTTCAACATGATTGGCGTTATTGAATCGCCGATTGTTGGGGCTACATCTGGCAACAAAGAGTTTCTTGCGTTGTTTGAACATATCGAAAAGTAA
- a CDS encoding SET domain-containing protein has protein sequence MKLFPKITLAIFLAISSFLVISLFKVYPQEQPAMEWSEFSFILKPSSLGGVGVFAMHDIPAGTPLFRTDHRSRTFKTKDLDPEFIKYCVLVNDEECRGPERFDRLEISWYLNHSHMPNIAKYDKPTDRGCYALKDIKAGDEILIDYSGLNEPEHLKEDYYKQSTTTTSTSTLNPPNQQAQKNVSKTWSEFSFMLKPSSLGGIGVFAVHDIPTGTQVFRNDHIIKTWKVKDLSLELRQYCIYLNDEECLGPERFDRMEIGWYLNHSDTPNIAKNHEEMSTIHDIRARTERAFVTTKDIKAGDEILIDYNYLNEPEHLKEDYYKKSS, from the coding sequence ATGAAGCTTTTTCCAAAAATCACACTTGCCATCTTTTTGGCAATAAGTTCGTTTTTAGTTATAAGTTTATTTAAGGTATATCCCCAGGAGCAACCAGCCATGGAATGGTCAGAATTTTCTTTTATACTCAAGCCCTCATCTTTAGGTGGCGTTGGTGTTTTTGCCATGCACGATATTCCTGCCGGCACACCCCTCTTTCGTACCGATCACCGTTCAAGAACTTTTAAAACAAAAGACCTCGATCCAGAATTTATTAAATACTGCGTCTTGGTCAACGATGAAGAATGCCGAGGCCCTGAGCGTTTTGACCGCTTAGAAATCAGCTGGTACCTCAACCACTCACACATGCCAAATATTGCAAAATACGATAAACCAACCGACCGCGGCTGCTATGCCCTCAAAGATATTAAAGCTGGTGATGAAATCCTGATTGATTATAGCGGCCTCAATGAGCCCGAGCACTTGAAAGAAGATTATTATAAGCAATCGACTACCACCACATCAACATCGACACTCAATCCGCCAAATCAACAGGCACAAAAGAACGTTTCCAAAACATGGTCAGAATTTTCTTTTATGCTCAAGCCGTCATCTTTGGGCGGCATTGGCGTTTTTGCCGTGCATGATATTCCAACAGGCACACAAGTTTTTCGCAATGATCACATTATAAAAACTTGGAAAGTAAAAGATCTTTCTCTCGAGCTCAGACAATATTGCATCTACCTCAACGACGAAGAATGCCTAGGACCTGAGCGCTTTGATCGCATGGAAATAGGTTGGTATTTAAACCATTCAGACACCCCCAATATTGCAAAAAACCATGAAGAAATGTCTACGATCCATGACATTAGAGCACGGACAGAGCGTGCATTTGTCACAACAAAAGACATCAAAGCTGGTGATGAAATTTTGATTGATTATAACTATCTTAATGAGCCAGAACACCTGAAAGAAGATTATTATAAAAAATCTTCCTAA
- a CDS encoding LptF/LptG family permease gives MVFTRYFYRLFFTTFFGISVVLSLLYNFIEFFEKLLSVQHATFSQIVYFTSLNMVPTFARMWPVACWLTTCMVVRELWQRGEWQTLQLLGVERARLLRTFFGVGLVMLAIAVPLYEVGVLTAVDRAEKFRKETFKGGVAGRLIATWLMLDEHLFCYIGFLEPTASGKDIILVYRNADGSLAKLLTAPTFSLDYELEQLTLHDGQYFVATSCEQKILLNETLSLPSLFLRLSMQHEQPSLFILLQRLFFYRDLLAFDAWHALLAAMIERLLFYLQIACFPFLTAGIFIICQRYVYAKWFAILLIYPIIAFLSLVILCVL, from the coding sequence ATGGTTTTTACGCGCTATTTTTACAGGCTATTTTTCACTACTTTTTTTGGCATCAGCGTTGTTCTGTCGTTGCTTTATAACTTTATCGAATTTTTCGAAAAATTGTTAAGCGTGCAGCACGCGACCTTTTCTCAGATTGTTTATTTTACCAGCTTAAACATGGTGCCCACTTTTGCGCGCATGTGGCCGGTTGCTTGTTGGCTGACGACTTGTATGGTAGTGCGTGAGTTGTGGCAGCGTGGCGAGTGGCAGACCTTGCAGTTACTAGGGGTTGAACGAGCACGCTTATTACGCACGTTTTTTGGCGTTGGTTTAGTAATGCTGGCAATTGCGGTACCGCTTTATGAAGTTGGTGTTTTGACGGCGGTTGACCGTGCTGAAAAATTTAGAAAAGAGACGTTTAAGGGCGGCGTTGCTGGGCGACTTATTGCTACCTGGCTTATGTTGGATGAGCATCTTTTTTGTTATATTGGTTTTTTAGAGCCTACGGCATCAGGCAAAGACATTATTTTAGTTTATCGAAACGCTGATGGCTCTCTTGCAAAACTTCTTACCGCCCCCACCTTTTCGCTTGATTATGAGCTCGAGCAACTAACACTGCATGACGGCCAATATTTTGTTGCCACATCGTGCGAACAAAAAATCTTACTCAATGAAACATTATCGTTACCCAGTTTATTTTTGCGGCTTTCAATGCAGCACGAACAGCCTTCTCTTTTTATTCTTTTGCAGCGTTTGTTTTTTTATCGTGACTTGTTAGCGTTTGATGCGTGGCATGCGTTGCTGGCAGCGATGATCGAGCGACTATTATTTTATCTTCAAATAGCATGCTTCCCATTTTTAACAGCCGGTATTTTTATAATCTGTCAGCGTTATGTTTATGCAAAGTGGTTTGCTATCTTATTGATTTATCCCATAATTGCGTTTTTAAGTTTGGTAATTTTGTGTGTGTTATAA
- a CDS encoding DUF502 domain-containing protein, translating to MKIVKTLQAIGAFVRSLFLNGLFTIIPIALTVFFIKFIYDFAFKVLEPLRNVGPEFFHKIHGSEFLLVTGFILLLGFLLKIFVVHTIVHYFERLIVKIPFIRIVYSSAKMLVDFFRI from the coding sequence ATGAAAATTGTTAAAACGTTGCAGGCTATTGGTGCTTTTGTACGATCACTTTTTTTAAATGGTCTATTTACTATTATTCCGATTGCGTTAACGGTATTTTTTATCAAATTTATTTATGACTTTGCATTTAAAGTTCTTGAGCCGTTACGCAACGTTGGGCCAGAATTTTTTCATAAAATTCATGGTTCAGAATTTTTGCTGGTAACCGGCTTTATTTTGCTGCTTGGTTTTTTGCTCAAGATATTTGTTGTACATACTATTGTGCATTATTTTGAGCGACTTATTGTTAAAATACCTTTTATCAGAATTGTTTATTCTTCGGCAAAGATGTTGGTTGATTTTTTTAGAATATAA